The proteins below come from a single Tachypleus tridentatus isolate NWPU-2018 chromosome 13, ASM421037v1, whole genome shotgun sequence genomic window:
- the LOC143237814 gene encoding uncharacterized protein LOC143237814, protein MTAMKILIATIFIVGVTIAAEESRKKSTSETTVHGSENVPNGNLEAVESQKHHQLQPPPPPLPLRSVIHSPHNNPIPLPFPIPDQVSQIILHGSSQSGGYGGGQQVGSHIQDVNHPIEAQLQITRGHENTVIQPPQPVYPGSYELDVLSGTANFPGFPKLPGSNPWPLPQPEMPNIVHLDVKCEKNLMKVAIDFDKPFHGIIFSKGHYNYGNCVYLPVGSGRKSVFFHISINSCGTSGNAQNGLYGYGEPSGSGSFFENTIIIQYDPQVQEVWDQARKLRCIWHDQYEKAVTFRPFPVDMLDVIRADFAGDNVGCWMQIQVGKGPWASEVAGIVKIGQTMTMVLAIKDDENKFDMLVRNCVAHDGKRAPIELVDSRGCIVRPKLMSRFTKIKNFGSSASVLSYAHFQAFKFPDSMDVHFQCTIQICRYECPEHCFYPVDANIFHGQKPLPGYLPVGRPREERDVRFDEMTEVGLNKTIRVISTGDLAFNLKENDITPVHITQENDESAVICMSTPGFAASLVVLLAILVISSIISAFLCLRQRLQDGAFPCPCNFTKNKH, encoded by the coding sequence GTGACGATAGCAGCAGAAGAGTCAAGAAAAAAAAGTACTTCAGAAACGACAGTTCATGGATCAGAAAATGTGCCCAATGGTAATTTAGAGGCAGTAGAGAGTCAAAAACATCACCAGCTTCAACCACCACCACCTCCACTTCCTTTAAGATCTGTAATCCATTCTCCACATAATAATCCTATTCCTCTTCCATTTCCTATTCCTGATCAAGTTTCCCAGATCATTCTTCATGGAAGCTCCCAGAGTGGTGGGTATGGAGGTGGACAACAAGTTGGAAGTCATATCCAGGATGTAAACCATCCCATCGAGGCTCAATTACAAATCACCAGAGGTCATGAAAACACTGTCATACAACCACCACAACCAGTGTACCCTGGATCTTATGAACTGGACGTTTTATCAGGTACTGCTAATTTTCCTGGCTTTCCCAAACTTCCTGGATCTAATCCCTGGCCATTACCCCAGCCGGAAATGCCAAATATTGTGCATCTTGATGTCAAATGTGAGAAAAACCTTATGAAAGTAGCCATAGATTTTGACAAACCTTTTCATGGTATTATTTTTAGCAAAGGTCATTACAACTATGGTAATTGTGTATACCTGCCAGTCGGATCTGGACGCAAAAGTGTCTTCTTTCACATTTCTATTAACAGCTGTGGTACTTCTGGAAACGCACAAAATGGCTTATATGGCTATGGTGAACCTAGTGGTAGTGGCAGCTTCTTTGAAAATACCATTATCATACAATATGACCCTCAAGTTCAAGAAGTTTGGGATCAAGCCCGTAAGCTGCGTTGCATATGGCATGACCAATACGAAAAAGCAGTTACCTTCCGACCATTTCCTGTAGATATGTTGGATGTGATCCGTGCTGACTTTGCTGGTGACAATGTTGGATGCTGGATGCAGATCCAAGTTGGGAAAGGTCCTTGGGCGAGTGAGGTTGCAGGTATTGTTAAGATCGGGCAAACAATGACAATGGTGCTAGCTATCAAGGATGATGAAAACAAATTTGATATGCTGGTTCGAAATTGTGTCGCTCACGATGGGAAAAGAGCACCCATCGAGTTGGTGGATAGCAGAGGCTGTATTGTCAGGCCTAAGCTGATGAGCagatttaccaaaataaaaaactttgGATCTAGTGCCTCTGTGCTATCTTACGCCCATTTTCAGGCCTTTAAGTTTCCAGATTCCATGGATGTACATTTTCAGTGTACTATCCAGATCTGCAGATACGAGTGTCCGGAGCACTGTTTCTATCCAGTGGACGCTAACATCTTTCATGGACAAAAGCCTTTACCGGGTTATTTGCCAGTCGGACGACCTCGTGAGGAGCGAGACGTCAGGTTTGATGAAATGACGGAAGTTGGGCTAAACAAGACGATCCGCGTGATTTCCACTGGTGACCTGgcatttaatttaaaagaaaacgaCATAACACCTGTCCACATTACACAGGAGAATGATGAGAGTGCCGTCATTTGTATGTCTACACCTGGCTTTGCTGCTTCACTTGTTGTACTGCTAGCTATATTAGTCATCTCGTCTATTATCTCAGCTTTTCTTTGCCTCCGTCAGCGGTTACAAGATGGCGCTTTCCCATGCCCGTGTAacttcacaaaaaacaaacattga